GCCTTTTGCTTTTGAAAGTTTTGATCTGAAAGGATATGATCTGGTCATATCTTCCTCGCATGCCTGCGCCAAGGGTGTGATGACCGGGCCGAACACCTGCCATATCTGCTACTGCTATACGCCCATGAGATACGCGTGGGACATGTACCATGAATACCTGAGGTTCGAAAAAGTCAGGGGTTTAAAGAGGCTGCTTGCCCCCCTGGCGATGCTGTACTTAAGGACATGGGACAGGATAAGCTCTAAAAGAGCGGACCATTTCATAGCGATCTCCGATTTTGTCGCCGGGCGGATAAAAAAATATTACGGAAGGGAAAGTACGGTGATATATCCTCCGATCGACGCGTCAAAGTTCAAACCGGCCGCGGGGACAGGCGGTTACTATCTCGCGGTCTCGCGCCTTGTACCGCAAAAAAGGACAGATATCGTCATCGAAGCTTTCAACAAACTCGGGTATCCGCTTAAAGTCATCGGAACGGGGCGGGATATGGCGGACCTGAAAGCTATCGCGGGTCCGAGCGTGGAAATGCTTGGTTTTGTAAGTGACCCCGAGCTGGCAGAATATCTGTCGGGGTGCAAAGCCCTGGTATTTGCCAGCCATGAAGATTTTGGCATCGTTCCTCTGGAGGCCCAGGCTTCGGGCAGGCCGGCGATAGTTTACGGTAAAGGCGGCGCAGGCGAGACCATCATTCCCGGTAAAACAGGTATAATATTTGAAGAGCAGACTCCAGGATCGATAATCGATGCCGTGAAGAAATTTGAAAAGATGTCGTTTGACAGTGCAGCGATAAGAAAACATGCGGAAGATTATGATAAAGAGATATTTAAGAGGAAAATAATAGAATTTGTTGAGGAGAAGATGGGGTGTAGGTAGCCCTCACCCTTCCCTCTCCCAGAGGGAGAGGGCGTATTAGAATATGCAAATGGAATTATTCAATAAGCAATTGTTAACTCCCCCTCTCCCTACGGGAGAGGGTTGGGGTGAGGGTCAAGAAAGGTAAATTTCATGAACAGAAGAGGCTTTTTATTCAACCTGTTCGTAATATCCTGCGATGTCCTGATAATAATCTTTTCTTTCAGCGCGGGCCATTATCTGAAACAGGGTTTTCATATCCCTTTCGAGATGCTGGTGATCCAGAACTCAAGGCTTCTGATATTCGCGGTATTTACGGTGCTTGTTTTTTTTAACCTGCTCTCCGTCTATTCCACATCGGTCAAGAGGTCCGAGTTTGACGAGGCTAGCGCGGTGGCTGCCGGCCTTACGCTCAGCATGGTCTTCTTTGAATTCATGACCATCTTTTACAGGGACCTTATCTTCAAAAGACTGATCATCTTCTACGCCTGGCTGATCTCGATGGTCCTTATCGGAGCGGTCCATGTCGGTATAATAATCATCCAGAAAAAGGTCTTCAGCAGAGGCATAGGCATCCTCAGGATCATGATCATCGGGCACGAGGAGGAACGGAAGCTGATATCGCAGAAGATAAAGGATCATCCGGAGATGGGGCTGCGCGCAGCGCATTCCATGGGCCCTGTAGAAGCCCTGTCAAACGCCATTGACCTGAGAAAAATATTCCGGCAGAACAGGATAAATAAGGTGATCTTTTCCGTGCCGGACGCTTCCAACGGGCAGATACTGGCCCTGATAGAAAAATGCGAGCTTGAGAAAGTGGAGTTCCAGTTCGTTCCCAGAGTGCTGGACATAATCGAATCAAGGATCAGCTCGGATGAGATAATAGGGATCCCCCTGATATCCGTCAGGGAGATAAAGCTGTACGGCGCCAATGCTTTCATCAAAAGGTGTTCGGACATCATCCTTTCAATAGTATTAGGCGCGGTATTTTTCCCCGCGATGTTCATCATAGCGGTCCTGATAAAACTCGGCTCAAAAGGTCCCGTCTTTTACATGCAGAAAAGAGTGGGACGCGAAGGCAAAGAGTTCAAGATGTTCAAGTTCAGGTCGATGGTTATCGGTGCCGAAAAAGAGCTGGACAAGATCGCGCACAGGAACGAGGCGGACGGCCATATTTTCAAGATAAAGGACGATCCCAGGACCACAAGGATCGGAAAAGCGCTCCGCAGGTCAAGCCTTGATGAACTGCCGCAGATAATAAATGTCATCAGGGGGGAGATGAGCTTTGTAGGACCGCGGCCTCCGCTGCCGGATGAGGTGCAAAGATACAGCTCCTGGCACAAAAAACGGCTGCGCATAGCCCCAGGCCTCACCGGACTGTGGCAGGTGAGCGGAAGGAGCGGCCTGTCATTTGAGGACATGGTAAAGCTCGACATATTCTATATCGAGAACTGGTCCCTCTGGCTTGACGTAAAGATAATATTTAAGACGGTAGCCGTTGTCATGACCTCAAAGGGGGCGTACTGAACATGGATATAAGGCACCTGATCTCGATGCTGCAGAAAAGATATGTTTTATTCCTCGCGGTGTTCGTATCCGTCCTGGCGCTTGGGATCATTGTCTCTTTTGTCGCGCGGCCCTCGTACCTGGCGACCTCAAAACTGATAGCGATGAGCGGGGACCTGCCGGTACTGTCGGATACTACGGTAAAACTGAACATTCCCAGGAGCAGCCTGATCGACTCGCAGATAGAGAT
This sequence is a window from Candidatus Saganbacteria bacterium. Protein-coding genes within it:
- a CDS encoding sugar transferase, with product MNRRGFLFNLFVISCDVLIIIFSFSAGHYLKQGFHIPFEMLVIQNSRLLIFAVFTVLVFFNLLSVYSTSVKRSEFDEASAVAAGLTLSMVFFEFMTIFYRDLIFKRLIIFYAWLISMVLIGAVHVGIIIIQKKVFSRGIGILRIMIIGHEEERKLISQKIKDHPEMGLRAAHSMGPVEALSNAIDLRKIFRQNRINKVIFSVPDASNGQILALIEKCELEKVEFQFVPRVLDIIESRISSDEIIGIPLISVREIKLYGANAFIKRCSDIILSIVLGAVFFPAMFIIAVLIKLGSKGPVFYMQKRVGREGKEFKMFKFRSMVIGAEKELDKIAHRNEADGHIFKIKDDPRTTRIGKALRRSSLDELPQIINVIRGEMSFVGPRPPLPDEVQRYSSWHKKRLRIAPGLTGLWQVSGRSGLSFEDMVKLDIFYIENWSLWLDVKIIFKTVAVVMTSKGAY
- a CDS encoding glycosyltransferase, coding for MKVALVHDWLTGMGGAERVLEDLCGIFPEAPVYTSVCDKDRLSDTLRKKDIRTSFIQKLPFAKQRYRDYLPLMPFAFESFDLKGYDLVISSSHACAKGVMTGPNTCHICYCYTPMRYAWDMYHEYLRFEKVRGLKRLLAPLAMLYLRTWDRISSKRADHFIAISDFVAGRIKKYYGRESTVIYPPIDASKFKPAAGTGGYYLAVSRLVPQKRTDIVIEAFNKLGYPLKVIGTGRDMADLKAIAGPSVEMLGFVSDPELAEYLSGCKALVFASHEDFGIVPLEAQASGRPAIVYGKGGAGETIIPGKTGIIFEEQTPGSIIDAVKKFEKMSFDSAAIRKHAEDYDKEIFKRKIIEFVEEKMGCR